The following proteins come from a genomic window of Achromobacter deleyi:
- the ybgC gene encoding tol-pal system-associated acyl-CoA thioesterase: MTDPKSAESRLQVRVYYEDTDAGGVVFYANYLKFLERARTEWLRDLGVNQSGLAASEQRLFVVRALDMSYRKPAKLDDLLTIRSRVTRLGRASIHFAQRAERDGELLAEGNIQVCCVDAVNMRPVELPADVRAKLESIQE, encoded by the coding sequence GTGACCGATCCGAAGTCCGCCGAATCCCGCCTGCAGGTCCGCGTCTACTATGAAGACACGGACGCGGGCGGGGTGGTTTTCTACGCCAACTACCTAAAATTCCTGGAACGCGCCCGCACCGAGTGGCTGCGCGACCTGGGAGTCAACCAATCCGGCCTGGCCGCCAGCGAGCAACGCCTGTTCGTCGTCCGCGCGCTGGACATGTCCTACCGCAAGCCAGCCAAACTGGACGATTTGCTTACCATACGCAGCCGAGTCACACGACTGGGCCGCGCTTCGATACACTTCGCGCAGCGCGCAGAACGGGACGGGGAACTGCTTGCCGAAGGCAATATCCAAGTCTGCTGCGTCGATGCCGTCAACATGCGGCCGGTGGAACTACCGGCCGACGTCCGCGCCAAACTGGAATCAATTCAGGAATAA